From the genome of Chania multitudinisentens RB-25, one region includes:
- a CDS encoding glycoside hydrolase family 3 protein: MKKIGLTAIAACMAGLSVSCAYAQLTASQQEHLWRAPKENAEQLVSQMSTREKIGQILMLDVRNWGKNAAGEPENVTVLPAELAKVIADYRLGSVILFRENFINTPQSYQLIQDLQKASYQLPLLISTDQEGGYVTRLREGTEMPGNMALAATRNESMAQRVGEVHGAELNALGVHINFAPVVDINTNQNNPVIGVRSFSSNIALVNSMSTAYIKGLHQHSVLATAKHFPGHGNVATDSHFGLPQVSYSESEWRQSDLLPFKNVVAQGIDAVLTAHIIVPALDDTKVISKKDGTEIGLPATLSKKIISGILRDELQFKGLVFTDALDMGAIVDNFGASEAVEMALMAGSDVLVMPLHIWDQQGITQLEELYRYLETESQKKPELAARLQQAATQVVQTKLANKLTPYSPHTLDFAKSVVASPEYKRFEKQVAENAITLIKNERLLPYQLKAQNNLLVISDENARNKIVSDELQNIASELKGQQIAVSSLAFKLDENTLPNDLAENIQANDLVILITYNLKAKQTAAQKVIDQAAALHKPLVVISSRNPYDIAYLDHVKANLAIYGITGFDVTNNNRNSLEANIKAGIRTLFKTNDSHSALNTPRGKLPVDIRNPQGDIIYPFGHGLTY, from the coding sequence ATGAAAAAAATAGGATTAACGGCCATTGCAGCCTGTATGGCCGGGTTATCAGTGAGCTGTGCCTACGCACAGTTAACTGCCAGCCAGCAAGAACACTTGTGGAGAGCACCAAAGGAAAATGCCGAACAACTCGTTTCGCAAATGAGTACCAGAGAAAAGATTGGTCAGATCTTGATGCTGGATGTGCGTAACTGGGGTAAAAATGCGGCAGGAGAACCTGAGAACGTGACGGTGTTGCCCGCAGAGCTTGCTAAAGTGATCGCTGATTATCGTTTAGGCTCAGTGATTCTTTTCCGTGAAAACTTTATTAACACGCCACAGAGTTATCAACTGATACAAGATCTCCAGAAAGCCAGTTATCAACTGCCTTTGCTGATCAGCACCGATCAGGAAGGGGGCTATGTGACGCGCCTGCGTGAGGGAACAGAAATGCCGGGTAATATGGCCCTGGCTGCAACACGCAATGAAAGCATGGCACAGCGGGTTGGCGAAGTGCATGGCGCGGAACTCAACGCCTTGGGTGTACATATCAACTTTGCTCCGGTGGTTGATATTAACACCAATCAAAATAACCCCGTTATCGGTGTTCGTTCGTTCAGTAGCAATATTGCATTAGTCAACAGCATGTCGACAGCCTACATCAAAGGGTTGCACCAACACTCTGTACTGGCGACGGCAAAACATTTCCCTGGCCATGGCAACGTGGCAACGGATTCGCACTTCGGCTTGCCGCAGGTGTCTTATTCTGAAAGTGAATGGCGGCAATCGGATCTATTACCTTTCAAAAACGTCGTAGCGCAAGGTATTGATGCAGTGCTCACCGCGCATATTATTGTACCGGCATTGGACGACACGAAAGTCATCTCCAAAAAAGACGGTACTGAAATTGGTTTGCCGGCCACGTTATCCAAAAAAATTATCAGTGGGATATTGCGTGACGAGCTCCAGTTTAAAGGGCTGGTGTTTACCGATGCATTGGATATGGGGGCAATTGTCGATAACTTCGGGGCGTCTGAAGCCGTTGAAATGGCCTTGATGGCAGGCAGCGATGTGCTGGTTATGCCGTTGCATATCTGGGATCAGCAGGGTATTACCCAACTGGAAGAACTTTACCGCTATCTTGAAACGGAAAGCCAGAAAAAACCTGAACTTGCAGCACGCTTGCAGCAGGCGGCAACACAGGTGGTGCAGACCAAACTGGCCAATAAGCTGACACCATACAGCCCACATACCTTGGATTTTGCCAAGTCGGTAGTGGCGTCACCTGAGTATAAACGCTTTGAGAAGCAGGTTGCTGAAAATGCCATCACGTTGATCAAAAACGAGCGGTTATTGCCTTATCAATTAAAGGCGCAAAATAATCTGTTAGTGATCTCCGATGAGAATGCCCGCAATAAGATCGTTAGCGATGAGCTGCAAAATATTGCCAGTGAACTGAAGGGGCAGCAGATTGCCGTGAGCAGTTTAGCGTTTAAACTGGATGAAAATACTCTGCCAAATGATCTGGCAGAAAATATTCAGGCCAACGATCTGGTGATATTGATCACCTATAATCTGAAAGCTAAACAGACCGCAGCGCAGAAAGTTATCGATCAAGCCGCAGCGTTGCATAAACCTTTAGTGGTTATTTCGTCCCGTAACCCCTACGACATTGCCTACCTGGATCATGTGAAAGCTAATCTGGCTATTTATGGCATTACTGGTTTTGATGTGACCAATAATAACCGTAACTCCCTAGAAGCTAATATCAAGGCAGGTATCAGAACACTCTTTAAAACTAACGATAGCCACTCAGCATTGAATACACCAAGAGGTAAATTACCTGTCGATATTAGAAATCCGCAAGGTGATATTATTTACCCGTTCGGGCATGGCTTAACGTATTAA
- a CDS encoding OmpG family monomeric porin has translation MKNYQLALVSLALFAHPFSAMAKVDDQLEAQELQALPWNINTNTFLEIEDFKGHRVNGERVFDKVSPVVQLALNKPDSDWSYFMEYKVSMRNYTTSYESRPTSFNRNRFQLQANRKLYKGDDGNLNLSFVYRKESNDVRAGQPAKNSYHSYWLIPSGGYNFNEQFSFVFWDAGYYYDNTFSGPNVNQWEWESEHGFQYRFNDNFSAKLMYYTDWTWNSSGNKTWEQNQIRGYFPTKINEQWNLQPYFRFFLSEKNYNPLTGETTNSADLGGLRLGFIVNYNLTAKMTLWTNMAWETTHWDKSKNNQVVNITSGDNNRQDFRLYSAGVKYSW, from the coding sequence ATGAAAAACTATCAGTTGGCATTAGTTTCGCTGGCCCTGTTCGCTCATCCTTTTTCTGCCATGGCAAAAGTAGACGATCAGCTCGAAGCCCAGGAATTACAAGCTCTACCATGGAATATAAATACAAATACTTTTCTGGAGATAGAGGACTTTAAAGGCCACAGAGTTAATGGCGAGAGAGTCTTTGATAAAGTCAGCCCGGTGGTTCAGTTAGCACTTAATAAACCTGATTCTGACTGGAGTTACTTTATGGAATATAAAGTATCGATGCGGAATTATACCACGAGCTATGAATCCAGGCCGACCTCGTTTAACCGTAATCGTTTTCAGTTACAGGCTAATCGTAAATTGTATAAAGGGGATGACGGCAACCTGAATCTCAGTTTCGTTTATAGAAAAGAATCGAACGATGTCAGAGCGGGGCAACCAGCCAAAAACTCCTACCATTCCTACTGGTTGATCCCAAGTGGTGGGTATAATTTTAACGAACAATTTTCTTTTGTTTTCTGGGATGCTGGGTATTACTACGATAACACTTTCTCTGGGCCCAACGTCAACCAATGGGAATGGGAAAGTGAGCACGGCTTCCAATACCGCTTTAACGATAATTTCAGTGCCAAGCTGATGTATTACACCGACTGGACCTGGAACAGCAGCGGTAATAAAACCTGGGAGCAGAATCAGATTCGCGGGTACTTCCCCACCAAGATTAATGAACAATGGAATCTGCAACCTTATTTTCGTTTCTTCCTGAGTGAGAAAAACTATAACCCGCTGACGGGTGAAACCACCAACAGCGCGGATTTAGGGGGATTAAGACTCGGTTTTATTGTCAATTATAATCTGACTGCCAAGATGACGTTGTGGACGAATATGGCGTGGGAAACCACACATTGGGATAAATCCAAAAATAATCAGGTAGTGAACATTACCTCTGGAGACAACAACCGGCAGGATTTCCGTTTGTATTCTGCGGGCGTTAAATATTCCTGGTAA